The Anguilla anguilla isolate fAngAng1 chromosome 2, fAngAng1.pri, whole genome shotgun sequence genome contains the following window.
CGTCAAAACCGCTTTATAAGGTCACACAAACTTTAATAACCACCGTGTCCTATAATCGCTATAGCTTGGTCTTATTCAACCGTGCCATCTAACGCCCCAGACGGACGGGACCGGCCCGTGAGCCTCACCATCCTGTTTGGGCCGCAGCGAGAGGTGGCAGAACCCCCGAACCTGGCCCAGGGCCCACAGCGCCTCCTCCAGGGTGGAGTCCTCCAGCACCATGCGCGTGGAGCGCCGGTCCTGCTCACAGCGCACCTGCAGGGCAGCGGGAACCAGGctcagtatatacacacacacacacacacatacacacacacacttacacacacacacacacgcacactcagacacacacacacatacacacacacacacacacccacccacatacacacatacacacacgcacacacgcacacacacacacacacacacacacacacacacacaggcacgcacacacgtacacatacacacacacacacacacaggcacgcacacacgcacgcacacacgtacacatacatacacacacatacacacacacacacacacacaggcacgcacacacgcacgcacacacacagacacacacacacacacacacacacacacgcactcactttTAGTGCTCTAGTCTCCTCACCTCCAGTATCTGCGCTCCGGGACTGATGCCAACGCTCTGAGCTGGGGACTCCTCTGTCACCTTGTGCACGAACACGCCCGTCTTGTTCCCCCCTATCACCTCCAGCTGGCTCAGCAGCGCCTCCCCCTGGAAGGAGATGGTCATGATGCGTCCGGTGATGCGCAGGGCCTTCGGCCGCAAGCGGACAAGAAAGGGCGGAGCCGTCGGCCTGGGAACGGGCGTGAAAAGGGAAACCGAGGGTCATTAATGCGGCCCTCAGAGATTACTGCTCTCGGTGAAAATGCAGAGTCCGGCGGCgatctgaaacaaaatggctgccgtgcggCTTGTGCTGATTTGAGACTCACCCGTCACCGGAGCTGCTGTCGTTAGATGGAAGAGACACCGGCCGCGGTGGAGCGATCACCTCGTCATGCCCtgtgacgcacacacacagtggtgaTGCTCATTTTCTCTATCTAATATTTATCTGCCAAGGTATTTTTAGAAGTATTCTGAATGAGTGAGTATCTGAATATCTATCACTTTTTATCGCTTTGTAATTTCGTGCGTCACCGCGTCTGTGTATCTCTACTATCAGTAATGCGTCCTTGAGTTTCTGAATAGGTTGTGGCCAGGCATGCTGACATGACAAACAGGAACTGAGAACTGGTGATAAGATGCAGCATATCCACATTTATCAAAACTGTAAAAGTGAAAGCGGTGAGGTTTGATACCTTTACAAATATCATGACTATAGGGCATATAGTCACTCTCCAAGCCAGCAATGGATGTTATCTCCCAGTCAGTCATGTCAGGGCTGTGGAACAAGGAAGggacacaattacattttttaaaccataaaacttatttaaataaattagagAGACTCTAGATTTCCCATAGggatgagcgtgtgagtgaatggtgagtgaatggcgtgtgtgccctgtgatagattggcggcctgtccagtgcatagtcctgcctctcgcccaatgcacgctgggatagacTGACTGTGTTCCCAATCCCACGCCGCTCCCGACGTCCGACCCCAGCAATGTGATTTCCCAAAACCCTGCCCCTCGCCGTGACCCTGCGGCTCTGTCGCCGCTCCCCGattggtcctttttttttttttttttttttgggcccgTTCTCACCTGTCCGCGCGGAGCTGCAGTTCCTCCTGCCTCCTGCGGAGGGACTCGAGGCCGGGAGGCTCTGCGCAGTGAGACCGGAAGCTGCTGAAGCCCTCCTCGCTGCACTGCGCACGGAGGGAAAAACAGAGCACCCCGGGTTACCGAGACAACCGACCGCCAACAGCAGCCACAGCCCGCCAGGCGGCAGACAGTGGGGTACACACGGCGTGCGAGGGGTACGGCGTCGCGTGGCGGAAAAAGGAAAGGTCGCCGTTCGGCAGCTCTCCACTGACCTCCgtgctgctgtctgtgtctctcGGGTACGGGAGGCACACGGCCTCCAGGCGGCGCAGTCTGGGGCGCGGACGCGGCGGGCGTGGGCTGGACGGGGAGCAGTCGCTGCCGGAGTCCCAGCTGTGGATCCTCTCCTGGGACCAGCGATAGCAGAAATTACTTCTTACTTGTGCAAAAAAACCGGGAGGACAGCTCCGCCGAACACGGATATATATCAGCGGCTGGTGGATCATTTCTGGCCTTGCGTCTGAAATCCTTCAGTGAATCACCAGGAAGCAGCCAGAAAGGATCCACCAGTCAACGTCAGTGTTGCTGTAACAGTTACTcctgcgaatgtgtgtgtgtgtgttctcagttCTCTCAGAGTGCTCTCAGAGCTTCGTGTCACCTCATGACGGTCTTACCCCTATTTTATCATCCCTGTTTCGTACACAAACAGCGTCCCATTCCCAGTCTCTGTCCTTGCCGGTAGCGCTCTACGCACAGCGGACAGACAGGGACAGATGATAACCGGACGGTGAAGAGATCCGCCTCACCCTGAGTCTCTCCGGCGTGGTCGTCTGGGTCTCCGTGCCCACTGCCCGGAGGCTGAAGagcttctcctgcagctccaccaCGTGTGCCCTCAGGGTGTCCTTCTCCGCCAGGCTGCTGGCGATCTGGGCCTGGGCCTCGTCCCTCAGCAGGTACGCCTGGGACAACAGACAcgcaggtgagagagggggccTACTGCGCAGCGGGGTGCAGGGCCTACTATGCAGCGGGGTGCGGGGCCTACTGCGCAGCGGGGAGCGAGGCCTACTGCGCAGCGGGGAGCGGGGCCTACTGCGCAGCAGGGAGCGTGGCCTACTGCGCAGCGGGGAGCGAGGCCTACTGCGCAGCAAGGAGCGAGGCCTACTGCGCAGCGGGGAGCGTGGCCTACTGCGCTGCGGGGTGCGGGACCTACTGCGCAGCGGGAAGCGGGGCCTACTGCGCAGCGGGGTGCGGGGCCTACTGCGCAGCGGGGTGCGGGGCCTACTATGCAGCGGGGTGCGGGGCCTACTGTGCAGCAAGGAGCGAGGCCTACTGTGCAGCAAGGAGCGAGGCCTACTGCGCAGCAGGGAGCGAGGCCTACTGCGCAGCAGGAAGCGAGGCCTACTGCACAGCAGGGAGCGAGGCCTACTGCACAGCAGGGAGCGAGGCCTACTGCGCTGCGGGCAGGGAGTGTGACTGACCTGGTCCCTCTCGGCCTGCAGCTCCCTCAGCTGGCTCTGGATCACAGTGCTCTTCTGCTGGTACATCTCGCAGTCCAGAGACAGCTTCTtcacctgcagctccagggactccttctcctccagcagCTAGCCGCACAGACGGGCGAACACACAACGCGAGAGCCAAAGAGGGTCAGACGGAAATGGTGAAATGgccatgcgtgcatgtgtatacacacacacacacacacacacacaagcacacacacacacacacacacacacacacacacacacgcacgcacacacacacgcacacatacatacacatacacacacacacacacacacacacacgcacgcacgcacgcacgcacgcacgcacgcacacacacacgcacacatacatacacatacacacacacacacgcacgcacgcacgcacacacacatgcacacatacatacacatacacacacacacacacacacacacacacacacacgcacacatacatacacatacacacacacacatgcacacacacacacacacacacacacacacaggtaaagccCGGCTCGTTTCTGTTTGAGCTCTGAGAGTCTTTTTTGGAAAAGGCACGGCCGTTACCTGTCCCCTCTCGCGGGCCAGCTTCTCACTCTCCTCCCTCAGGCAGCAGATCTGCTCCAGCAGCTCCGTGCGCCCGTCCCGCGCCTCCTCCAGGTCCTGCGCCAGGATGTCCTCCCGGGCCTgggccccacccacacagggacaaacaggaagtcaggGACCGGGATCAGTCAGCTGTgaaaggcagtgtgtgtgtgtgtgtgtgtgcgtgtggggtggtgtgtgtgtgtgtgtgtgtgtgtgtgcggggcggtgtgtgtgtgtgtgtgtgtgtgcttgtgtgtatatgtgtgtgtgtgtgtatgtgtatatgtgtgtgtgtgtgtgtgtgtgtgtgtgtgtgtgtgtgcgtgcggggtggtgtgtgtgtgtgtgtgtgtgtgtgtgtgtgtgtgtgtgtgtgtgtgtgtgtgtgtgtatgtgtgtgtgtgcgtgcggggtggtgagtgtgtgtgtgtgtgtgtgtgtgcggggcgGTGCGCAGTCTCACCGGGGTGAACTTCTCGGCCTGCAGCAGCTGCCTGCGCAGTGTGCACACCTCCTCGCGCAGCTGCTGCGTCTCGCTGGGGGAGCTGCACTTCACGGAGCGCTCCCTCTGGAAGTCCGTCTCCGTCTGCGCCTTGCGCAGCTCGAACTGCAGCTGGTACatctgccaatcagagaggggcagagcgGCAGCGTCATCACACCGCCATCGCTGGCCAGCTCTAGCGTGCTCTGTCACATCCCCGGGGGAcagtgaagattttttttttaaaaagcaccagCTACACTTGGCGTTGGAATGGAAGGAAGATGATGTTTTGGGGGTACAGCATTCATCAGCCACAAGAAGCTTGAagaatggggcgacatagctcaggaggtaagaccgattgtctggcagtcggagggttgccggttcaaaccccgccctgggcgtgacgaagtgtccttgagcaagacacctaacccctaacccctaactgctctggcaaatgagaggcatcaattgtaaagcgctttggataaaagcgctatataaatgcagtccatttaccatttaccaagaaGGCTGCATGCCAAAACGTTTCCTTGGTTTCATCAATAAGCGATTACTTTTCAGGAAGTTCAGCTGGAAGTTCTGTTCTCTTCTGTTTGTACTTCAGCAAAGTGGCACCGGAGCTCTCTacccccacgccccccgccccgccccgccccgccctgacCTGCAGCTGGAGGTCCCGGCAGCGGATGTTGACGGCGGAGTTCTCCTCCACGGCGGCGGTGTAGCGCACGTGCAGGTCGCACTTCTCGTCCTTCAGCCGGAGCACGTCGCGGTGCAGCCCCGCCACGTGGCTGCGCAGCCGGACGTGCTCCGCGCGCAGCTGCCGCAGCTCCTCGCCCTGCCGCTCGGCCCGGCTCAGCTGCGCCTGCAGGGCGGCGCCCCgggcccccgccgccgccgcctcccgcTGCGCGcgctgcagctcctgctgcatGCTGGTCGCCGCCCGCACCAGGTACTCCGTCAGCTCCGAGTCCTTTatcagccctggggggggggggggggggggggggagaggagaatgAGCACCCTCCCCTGCTAGTGCCACCGCGTGAGCTACACGAGCGCCAGAGccggtccccaggaccaggacccGGGCCGGGCActgttacgtcccctgcctctgcttgcctgggtagtgcaggcgGAGCCAAcagaggcaggggggggggatcttctTTCGgggttttcttttgtgtgtggttttgtggtttttgatttgtgggtttttgggtttgtagttttttttttttgcgaagaTCATTTTGTTTGAACTTTGTGGGTTTTCCCTCTGTTTTAGTTTCGTGATTAGTTTTTGTTATTCActctaataaatgtctgggtttgtgttttttttaaatcggttTTTTGGGACTGTTGTTTTTCGGCGCGTTTGGATCTGTTGGTGCGGCTTTTCGAGCCGGGGCCGCGGCAGGTGGCTCACCGCTGAAGTGCGAGGGCTCCGTGCTGGGCCTGCGGCCCGTGATGTGGGTGTACAGCTCGGGGTAGTGGATCATCACGCTCTCCAGCAGGGCCATCGCTCCGTTGCGCCCCTGGGTCCGCAGGATGTCCAGCATGTGACCTTTGCGGGAAGAAAACGACAAGCGGCGTACACGGGATCAGCCTACAACCGCTGCTCGCTCCGCTCCGGGTAGGGCTGCTCAACGTCAGGACTTTCCCTGAAGGACATCCATTGGGCGTCCACCACACTCTACTCTACAAGGGCACTCCCAATGCCCTCTAACCATTAGCATACCTTTACAGAAATTATTTAACACCTAATCATAGATTGAAatgaacataataaataaaaaaacttaaagcTTAAACTAAATCCAATAGGTAATTGAAAATGGACCCCGGGGATTGTTTACTTGAATGCGCCGTGCACACACTAAGTCTAGGTCTATGTCTAGGGTCCCCTAAGGATGGACACAAAAAGCTTGTTTCATAAAGGCTTGACAGATCCCACCAAAATATTTCCCTGGGTCttaaaaataactcaaaaaaatatacaattaataattatatattattattattattattattattattattattattaataataataataataataacaataacaacaataataataataacaataataatttactttattattttacttttataataACTACTTATTCAGCACTTTTCTTACAGGAGACATTTTGAAcagtaaaacaacaaaactgcaGATTAAACACGTTTTTTCTACTGTTatcccccctttccccatccctccctctctccctccctctctctcactggttCTCATGGAACGGTTGGGGAACTTCATGCAGTTGAGGATCTCGTCCTCGTCCAGCTCGTTGAGCACGCGGGCCTGCCGCAGGTAGGGGATCAGCATGCAGGGCCGCACGTCCAGGGACACCCGGTGCCGGTGGTTGTTGATCAGATCCCACAGGTCCTCCTCTTCCATCTCCTTCAGGTCCGGCTCTCCTGCCCCGAGCTCTGCCATCGCGACCCGCCTGCAACGGGCAAGGCAACTCCTTGAGACGCGGCTGctggcggcagtgtagcgcagcgggtaaggaactgggcttgtaaccaaaaagtcgcaggttcgattcctgggtagacCACAccgccgttgtgcccttgagccaAGGTACTtaaacctgcgttgcttcagtatgtatccagctgcatgaatggacacaatgtaaaattGTTGTGTAGAAGTCGCCCTGgatggataagagcgtctgctaaagcgtctgtaatgtaatgtaacgtaaggCCCTGTGACGCTGTCGGAGCGTTCGCGGAGAACGCGCCAGCGAGCTGACGGCGCTGCTGACGCACTAACTAGGGAAAACCTGACAGAccagctggccccgcccccccgccccgcccccgcccactCGGGAGACGGCATTCCCGAATGCACCAGCAATCAAAGAAAGACAAACATCCCCATGCTCGCTCTTTGTTCTGCCCCTGCTcccgcactctctctctctctccagtcagCCTTATATTGCCCTATTTATTTACAGCAGTGTCCTAATTAAATATCCATGAGAACTGTGCAGCACgtagggtctctctctctctctctctctctctctctctctctctctctctctctctctctctctctctctctctctctctctctctctctctctctctctctctctctctctctctctctctctctctctctctctctctctctctctctctctctctctctctctctctctctctctctctctctctctctctctctctctctctctctctctctctctctctctgtctctctctctctctccggttcTTAATTAAGACAGCAATATGGCTGTGTTTGCCCAGGTGCTGACTTCAAAGGCAGTGCAATAAAAGAAGCACACAGCCGTCTGACTCAGCTGTCACACATAACAAgcaattcataatttattttttttttaaataccaaaggcaaaacaaaactCCGGTTTCTGCACACCTTCCGCCTCCGAGATTCAAAGGCCATTGAAGTGAagcaatcagagagagagagagagagagagagagagagagaaacagagagagaggggagagggagagagagtaagagtTATGTTGAAGTTTTATTGCCACATTTCTTGATGTTCAGTAACAGTTGATAAACCAAGGCAAAATGCGCACTTATAAAAATATTGTCAGAGGTTATTTCACACGTGCAGGCCTTTCCTATGAGTGGCTAGGAGACCGACTGGCCCATGCTATTATCCAGCCATCCCAAAGCCAGTTTGTTCATTCTGAGGGATCTGAGTCGATCTGTATTTTCATGCACCCACATATATTTACGCTACAACTCCTTTAACAGCGCGGCACGCTACAAACCTTCCTCTCGGCCTGCGGTACATTCGAGGCAAGCACTCTTGACCCTTTAAATAAACTTTCGAATGTTTTGTTACAGTGAAGAGTATGGGTTGCGACAATGCAGCACGCACAATAACAGATCTCAACGAGTGTGCATGCCGAGTGCCCAGTGAAACAGCTAACCTTACGTTGCTCAGGATAACAGCAATGAGCAGTAATCTGTCATTTATTTCCTGGTACGTATCTGACACTGAACCGCAACACCTGCCTGGGCTTTTCATTTCACCTACGTAACACCAGTACATTCCAAGTCTGATCTGGACCCTGGTAAACATACCGGCTCGCACGTAGTGTAAAACCTTGAACTTGGAACCCTCTGACCCTTTCACAGAGTAACTGACTCAATAAGATAAAGATTAGAAAAAACatatctgtgacatcactgtgaaagaacttgactgaaAAAAGCATGTAATTGGGTTACTAAGTAACTGGCAGACCAAAGACAAGTTAACATGTAACTCCCAAAGGACTGGTCTGAATACTGCGGATCCACACACCCTACCACACGGAAATCAATCAAACGTTTCAAAATCAGAGGACTACCTGAAAAAGCCAAGGTTACAGGAAAATATCTTTTTAAGCAAAGTTCTCAAAAATTATACCTATTTATGCACGCTGGCTACAAAAATGATACGTGATTGTCTATCAGCCGGAGCAAAATGTACACACTTGGTTCCTGTAGTGCAGTGGTTCTCaaggtggcggggggggggggggggggggttgcacaATTTTGGTTCCGCTCGGATGCTGTTTTCTTTTCGGTTTCTGATggacctgtgtgtttctgtgcactaGGGgggtgcacagaaacacacaggtccATCAGAAACCGAAAAGAAAACAGCATCCGAGCGGAACCAAAATTGTGTGGCGGActtggaggggggggtctgACTCAAAAAGTTTGGGAAGCACTGCTGTGCCACTTCCATTTTTTACTGTATCACTTCCATTTCATTTGAGCAAAAGTACACACAAACGTCAGCAGTGGTCTAGGTAGAAGGCTCACATCAATGAGAagataaattcaattcaattcacacacacacagacgtacccaaacacacaccgaCATGTTTCACATTATGCATTGTAGTGTTATCCATCAAGTAGCTTTTACTGTGAAACGTGAAAACACCCTGTACACTAAAAAGCTCACAGTGCTGACGCATTCGACGTATCTTGACTCTTCTTGTTAGGTCActtaaaagttaattaaaaatacagtagTTACAAAACGTCAACGGGACTCAACGTACCTCTTCAAATGCGGAGAGATGCAGCAGGTGTGCTACCAGGCTTTACAGTCCGCAGTGGTAGTTTGGTAGGTGTGATATACACAACCCGGCTTGCAGCGTTCCTCTGAGAGATTTGTGTGGGCGAGAAGGCTGTCCTAGAGGACACCACAAAAATTAAACCAAGCCCAATTTCAAGGTAACTTCGTATCGCCTCGAGTCTGTACTGCGCAATGAAAAAGACAATGGCTCGAAGAGCCAGCCTATTTGTTACCTCTTCAGTCCTGCCCACTGTGTCTTAATGGTTCTTCTCcggtcgtaaaaaaaaaaacaaaaacaaaaacaaaaaaacatttccagtaCGATATGTTCTGTGTGTAAATATTAATACCATTTAATTAcatgaattaataatttaaccacatatattttaaacaatacaGCGCTCAGTGACACCCACGGcgcttttcattaaaaaaataacgagCCGCACATTATATTATGGTAAATATTTAccttaatatattaatataattaattaattaagttaGCAATTACCAAAGCACAGTTTATATTGTTCCCTGTACATGTTATTCTTGCACACAATTCCAATCTGTGTTGAATGTCACAACCGTGAACTCATTATCGATCGTATTACGAAGATAAGACGTGGCTATGCGGTTCTCTGGACAACTTTTTCCATATGTTTCAAAAGTAGGCTTCTGTGTATTCCGAAATGCTTATTTGACACGGGAAATTTCTCATTACGTGTAGCCATTCTCCAAAATGttgaggagaaaaacaaaacagaacaataatacattttaacgCCCTGACAGTATTTAATTTCACTGAGCTTTGCTTTAAATGACTGTTGTTGCCTTTTATAATACTTCGCGTTCTCACACGGATGAATAGACTGAATTGTAcctttaacattttatgttgATTCTTATGATGCTGGCTTCACTTTGGCAAAGCAATTGTTGTATTGTAGCCTACTTGGCTAATCTACAACAACCCAAGTACCAGGAGCAGTGCGGCAGGACCACCACCATTTCTAACGCTATTTCACCATTTCTTTGGTCTCGTGATTCCACACAGGTCTTCCTGGATCAGCTGCAAAATACAGTAACGTCAGAAAACTGATGAGGTGGTTGCCATTGCCTTTTTGTGGGCCATGATTAGCTTCAATCAAgcagcagtgctacaggagTGGATCACATTAAACCACCAATTCGTAGTAGCCTACTCGTCCTAATATTCGCATCATCCATTCAAATTTGGAATATAAGGTTAATTATCGTATCCTTATTAGTCATCCTTTAGATTATAGCTGCAGGTGATGACGTAACCCAGGCACAATGCCACGCATCACATTTCCGATGATTGTTTGTTTTGCCcaggtaacaaacacacagtgtgACGTAAATGAAACTGATTGTTCCCAAATAATTGATGTATTACATAAGTATTACAACAGTACTTACACAGACATATGTATATGCTTTGATTTATTTCGGTTTATAATTTAGCATTAGCTTGGAAATCAGGAAGTCAGGATAAATGGCAGTAATCTGAAGTGTCATACATAAGGGTTTTTAGCTATAGAACAACCGTCAGGGTCACAACCAAGTAGTAGTCAAAACAGAATCTGGCAAC
Protein-coding sequences here:
- the card14 gene encoding caspase recruitment domain-containing protein 14, yielding MAELGAGEPDLKEMEEEDLWDLINNHRHRVSLDVRPCMLIPYLRQARVLNELDEDEILNCMKFPNRSMRTSHMLDILRTQGRNGAMALLESVMIHYPELYTHITGRRPSTEPSHFSGLIKDSELTEYLVRAATSMQQELQRAQREAAAAGARGAALQAQLSRAERQGEELRQLRAEHVRLRSHVAGLHRDVLRLKDEKCDLHVRYTAAVEENSAVNIRCRDLQLQMYQLQFELRKAQTETDFQRERSVKCSSPSETQQLREEVCTLRRQLLQAEKFTPAREDILAQDLEEARDGRTELLEQICCLREESEKLARERGQLLEEKESLELQVKKLSLDCEMYQQKSTVIQSQLRELQAERDQAYLLRDEAQAQIASSLAEKDTLRAHVVELQEKLFSLRAVGTETQTTTPERLRERIHSWDSGSDCSPSSPRPPRPRPRLRRLEAVCLPYPRDTDSSTECSEEGFSSFRSHCAEPPGLESLRRRQEELQLRADSPDMTDWEITSIAGLESDYMPYSHDICKGHDEVIAPPRPVSLPSNDSSSGDGPTAPPFLVRLRPKALRITGRIMTISFQGEALLSQLEVIGGNKTGVFVHKVTEESPAQSVGISPGAQILEVRCEQDRRSTRMVLEDSTLEEALWALGQVRGFCHLSLRPKQDGYEKLLLQLRSGEVTSGDSFYVRVNMSVPGGSTGALAVTCNDVLHVTNTRHCTNGFWKASHVHPCKLQDLKSGTLPNYYRAQRLLIRAIEDMAFQHRPERKIERCQAQEKQKAVRIVSTGRLGPNPLWVSVEEDDTKENKESGDSAVPRSCVTLMPYTLVTPRHPPTSRPVLLFPTMLGRIIDKKLGCLPGFQLCEPEVLGAGEHTLLTQRAEVLEDCEPGSRQCYTLRGVERVIKQGSHCILPLGLDCVRRLQKAEIYPIIIYIVLTDRSIRRLRQKLQRQGCSEEQLLDCSRSEEPLLDKLPCLYRRVLSDSWNDSATLLRVLQTTVLEEQSKIVWLEADLW